In one window of Candidatus Bathyarchaeia archaeon DNA:
- a CDS encoding Mov34/MPN/PAD-1 family protein, producing MKALRVELSRSLLNGMLSYSAEIHPREAILLLRGRIHENVLIVEELLIPPFAVQGWGFASFQPHALPLDLTVQGVFHSHPSGSVKPSPADLNHFYGIVLLIACHPYRESDIAAYDREGERLNLRITS from the coding sequence TTGAAAGCATTGCGCGTAGAGCTGTCGCGTAGCCTTTTAAACGGGATGCTCAGCTACTCCGCTGAGATCCATCCTAGGGAAGCCATTCTGCTCTTGAGGGGACGAATTCATGAGAATGTCTTAATCGTCGAGGAGTTGCTCATCCCACCGTTCGCAGTGCAAGGATGGGGATTCGCCTCATTCCAGCCTCACGCCCTCCCATTAGACCTAACGGTTCAAGGAGTCTTCCATTCGCATCCCTCAGGGTCAGTGAAACCCTCCCCCGCTGACCTAAACCACTTCTACGGCATCGTCCTCTTGATCGCCTGTCACCCGTATCGGGAAAGCGACATCGCAGCCTACGACCGCGAAGGCGAAAGGCTAAATTTGAGAATCACATCTTGA
- a CDS encoding PIG-L family deacetylase: MEFTVKDFKFYDLEQRKASDDISTLFPGWSDREAVAVFCPHDDDGLLGAGYAWLAAMVHGADVYILILCNGSCGYSHPEERDTIVQRRVEESKNAYSFLGISEIRVKRFNVDDFCLGAYREWKVPGGYKGVFEGVIRFLRENAVTRIIAPNDYREHPDHYAASYTASYAGPQAGDNIVADWGQPSRVRSYLKYSVWAELSPLEPPNRAVKATWKVEEAIRQSVGKFESQKLVIQDLYRMRDERKLGEYAVELYRLYDPRPKLNLAPYKQAIADIDAGG, translated from the coding sequence GTGGAGTTTACTGTTAAGGATTTCAAGTTTTACGATTTGGAGCAGAGGAAAGCTTCAGACGACATTTCAACGCTTTTTCCAGGTTGGAGCGATAGGGAAGCGGTAGCGGTGTTCTGTCCCCACGACGACGATGGGTTGCTGGGCGCTGGCTATGCTTGGCTCGCGGCCATGGTCCATGGCGCGGACGTGTACATCCTTATCCTCTGCAATGGAAGCTGCGGATACAGTCATCCAGAGGAGCGGGATACGATCGTTCAACGCAGGGTCGAGGAGTCTAAAAACGCTTACAGCTTTCTAGGAATTTCTGAAATCAGGGTAAAAAGGTTTAACGTAGACGACTTCTGTTTAGGCGCTTACAGGGAGTGGAAGGTTCCTGGAGGGTATAAAGGTGTTTTCGAAGGCGTAATCAGGTTTCTGAGGGAGAACGCGGTGACAAGGATCATCGCCCCCAACGATTATAGGGAGCACCCAGACCACTACGCCGCCTCTTATACAGCGTCTTACGCTGGGCCTCAAGCCGGCGACAACATCGTCGCTGACTGGGGTCAACCCAGCAGGGTGAGATCCTACCTGAAATATTCTGTTTGGGCTGAGCTCTCACCCCTCGAGCCTCCCAACAGGGCTGTGAAGGCGACTTGGAAGGTGGAGGAAGCGATTCGACAGTCGGTGGGGAAGTTTGAAAGCCAAAAACTCGTCATCCAAGACCTGTACAGGATGAGGGATGAAAGAAAGCTAGGCGAATACGCCGTCGAACTCTACCGATTATACGACCCTAGGCCGAAGCTTAACCTCGCCCCATATAAGCAAGCGATAGCGGACATAGACGCCGGCGGTTGA
- a CDS encoding metallophosphoesterase: protein MIKRIFYATDIHGSEVVFRKFVSAGRFYKADIVILDGDLTGKAIVPIINKGDGSFEADVLGERYLVNRDEAMELENRIRNLGFYPLILSEDELEDLRGSPRKVDKLFEDMMVREIRKWVSLIEQNLKNSGIDCYVLPGNDDRFEIDKELEGSDYIVNPEGRVVDLDGVHEMISSGWSNPTPWNTPREESEEELGRRIEAMASKVKNMENCVFNLHCPPYDTGIDNAPQLDENLRQVVKAGELIMVPVGSKSVRQVIEKYQPLIGLHGHIHESKGARKVGRTLCVNPGSEYQQGTLKGVIVNLDDKGVKSFMFTSG, encoded by the coding sequence TTGATTAAGAGGATCTTTTATGCTACAGACATCCATGGTTCAGAGGTAGTTTTCCGAAAATTCGTGAGCGCTGGCAGATTTTATAAAGCCGATATAGTGATTCTTGACGGAGACCTTACTGGAAAAGCCATCGTCCCAATAATCAACAAGGGTGACGGATCTTTTGAAGCTGATGTTTTAGGCGAGAGATACCTTGTTAATAGAGACGAGGCTATGGAGCTGGAAAATAGAATAAGGAATTTAGGTTTTTACCCTTTAATTTTAAGCGAGGATGAGCTGGAGGATTTAAGGGGAAGCCCGAGAAAAGTGGATAAACTCTTTGAAGACATGATGGTCAGAGAAATTAGGAAGTGGGTTTCCCTTATTGAACAGAATTTGAAGAATTCAGGCATTGATTGCTACGTTTTGCCTGGGAACGACGACCGATTTGAAATAGATAAAGAGTTAGAGGGTTCTGATTATATCGTTAACCCTGAAGGCAGGGTCGTTGATTTGGATGGGGTACATGAGATGATAAGCTCGGGGTGGAGTAATCCGACACCATGGAATACGCCTAGAGAGGAAAGCGAGGAGGAACTGGGAAGGAGAATAGAGGCCATGGCCTCCAAGGTTAAAAATATGGAAAACTGCGTTTTTAACCTTCACTGCCCTCCGTACGACACTGGAATAGACAACGCACCCCAACTGGACGAGAATTTGAGGCAGGTAGTGAAAGCGGGTGAATTAATCATGGTTCCGGTCGGCAGCAAATCCGTTAGACAGGTCATTGAAAAGTATCAGCCTTTGATAGGCCTCCACGGCCACATACATGAATCTAAGGGTGCGCGTAAGGTTGGTCGAACGCTATGCGTTAACCCTGGCAGCGAGTATCAACAAGGTACCCTTAAAGGGGTGATAGTGAATCTCGACGATAAGGGAGTAAAGTCTTTTATGTTTACTTCTGGTTAA
- a CDS encoding NAD+ synthase: MALELPKLDYRLVKSGIVEWIRRTVAATGREGVVLGLSGGVDSAVAAALAAEALGGGRVKALIMPTSFTPQRDVEDALSLAETLRLNRELIPLDEVLEAYGKKLKPDADKVTKGNLIARVRMNIVYYYANMLRSLVVGAGDRSEYLIGFFTKFGDGAADLYPILHLYKTQVRALCRYLKLGETLCGKPSSPMLWPGHKAADELPVDYPILDRILYGLYDLGLDCITVAEELGVDIALVEEVERRHLSTQHKRIIGYAIP, from the coding sequence TTGGCGTTAGAGCTGCCAAAACTCGATTACCGTTTGGTGAAAAGTGGAATCGTCGAGTGGATTAGAAGAACTGTCGCGGCGACCGGCCGCGAGGGCGTCGTATTGGGGTTAAGCGGAGGCGTGGACAGCGCCGTCGCAGCCGCGTTGGCGGCTGAGGCCCTAGGTGGAGGGAGGGTGAAAGCCTTAATCATGCCCACCTCCTTCACGCCTCAGCGGGATGTGGAAGACGCCTTAAGCCTCGCTGAAACTTTAAGGCTGAACCGCGAATTGATCCCCCTCGACGAGGTATTGGAAGCCTACGGGAAGAAGTTGAAACCTGACGCTGACAAGGTGACCAAGGGAAACCTCATCGCCAGGGTTCGAATGAACATCGTCTACTACTACGCGAACATGCTGAGGAGTCTTGTCGTCGGCGCCGGGGATCGATCCGAGTACCTCATAGGGTTCTTCACCAAGTTCGGGGACGGAGCCGCAGACCTCTACCCCATACTCCATTTATATAAAACCCAGGTGAGGGCCCTATGCCGATACCTGAAGCTGGGGGAAACTCTATGCGGCAAACCTTCATCACCCATGCTCTGGCCGGGACATAAAGCGGCAGACGAGCTTCCTGTCGACTACCCCATCCTAGATAGAATTCTCTACGGGCTATACGACCTGGGATTAGATTGTATAACGGTGGCGGAGGAGTTGGGTGTCGACATCGCCTTAGTAGAGGAGGTGGAGCGGAGACACTTATCCACCCAGCATAAACGAATCATTGGTTACGCCATCCCGTAA
- a CDS encoding type II toxin-antitoxin system HicA family toxin, which yields MPRLKVLSGRDIIKILSKFGFKTVSQRGIHVKLIRILTDGTRQTLTIPIHEELDKGTLRAIFRQALRYIPDEQLKPYFYD from the coding sequence ATGCCAAGGCTTAAAGTATTAAGTGGAAGGGATATAATTAAAATTCTCTCCAAATTCGGCTTTAAAACAGTATCCCAAAGAGGGATCCATGTAAAATTAATAAGAATCCTAACGGATGGAACAAGACAAACCTTAACCATTCCAATCCACGAAGAATTAGATAAAGGAACTTTGAGGGCTATTTTTAGACAAGCCTTAAGATACATTCCCGATGAACAGTTGAAACCATATTTTTACGACTAA
- a CDS encoding nitroreductase family protein produces MDVFEAIKGRCSVRAYKPDKIPDELVLQIIEAGVQAPSAGNMQPTIYIVTKDEEVKRSLAEAALNQSFIEEAPVVIAVCTDTVRSASRYGERGLRFYSLLDAAASVENMLLAAHALGLASCWVGAFRDDQVSRALKLPSHVRPVAIMPLGYPAEKPAKPRRRRIEDVAFSDAYGSPLKLKG; encoded by the coding sequence ATGGATGTGTTCGAAGCCATTAAGGGTAGATGCAGCGTCAGAGCCTACAAGCCGGATAAGATACCTGACGAACTCGTCCTGCAGATCATCGAGGCCGGTGTTCAAGCCCCCTCGGCTGGAAACATGCAGCCCACCATCTACATCGTCACAAAGGATGAGGAGGTGAAGAGGAGCCTGGCTGAAGCCGCGTTAAACCAATCCTTCATCGAGGAAGCTCCTGTCGTCATCGCCGTCTGCACTGATACTGTGAGGTCAGCCTCCAGGTATGGGGAAAGGGGGCTGAGGTTTTACAGCTTGCTGGACGCAGCCGCCTCCGTGGAAAACATGTTGCTCGCGGCCCATGCGTTGGGCCTAGCCTCATGCTGGGTAGGGGCCTTCAGAGACGACCAAGTATCAAGGGCGTTAAAGCTTCCATCCCATGTTCGTCCAGTGGCCATAATGCCCCTAGGCTACCCTGCTGAGAAGCCTGCGAAGCCTAGGAGGCGGAGGATCGAGGACGTAGCCTTCTCAGACGCGTACGGAAGCCCCTTAAAGCTTAAAGGTTGA
- a CDS encoding trimethylamine methyltransferase family protein: MVVKPQFFQVLSGEEVESIHETSLRILREIGLKFIDEMALRILDEAGAEVDFNTKIVKMPPRLVEEMVRKAPKRFTLHALNPKKDLNIDGDHTYFGTGNALNILEGKESRRILKEDLAKYIRLADALEHVDFCVGTGVADVPPKTWDIHQFEVMVNNSSKHLRPVIASPKGADAILKMAEAVAGCGEALAKRPIISVGYVASAPLRWDHTALYVFRRTAEYNLPVNVESEPLTGGTSPVTVAGSIALANAEVLGGLVYNQLLREGRPCFYSIGFTHTFDLRTALPLSGSPETMLIAAAGAQMARRYGLPSLSWVSSDSKIVDGQSILEKAMSITVHMLAGNTLIWGLGNLESQASMSLEQTIIDEEVVRLVKRLRDGVEVNVETLALETVRRVGVGGNFLAEKHTSTHYLREHVQATVLDRSSREAWLKRGSATLIERVKAKLHRLLESHEPTPLDEDVRRTIREIVIEADRTAAAG; this comes from the coding sequence ATGGTGGTGAAGCCTCAGTTTTTTCAGGTTTTAAGCGGGGAAGAGGTTGAAAGCATTCATGAAACCTCTCTGAGGATCCTAAGGGAAATAGGGTTAAAGTTTATCGATGAAATGGCTCTGAGAATCCTCGATGAAGCGGGAGCTGAAGTAGATTTTAATACGAAAATCGTTAAGATGCCGCCGCGTCTTGTGGAGGAGATGGTTAGGAAGGCGCCTAAGAGATTTACCCTTCACGCCTTAAACCCGAAGAAAGACTTGAACATAGACGGTGACCACACCTATTTTGGAACCGGGAACGCGCTCAACATATTGGAGGGAAAGGAGTCGAGGAGGATCCTGAAGGAGGATCTGGCGAAGTATATTCGTCTGGCCGACGCCTTGGAGCATGTGGACTTCTGCGTTGGAACAGGGGTGGCCGACGTCCCTCCTAAGACATGGGACATTCATCAATTCGAGGTCATGGTTAACAACTCTTCGAAGCATCTTCGCCCGGTGATCGCTTCGCCTAAAGGAGCGGACGCCATCTTGAAGATGGCTGAAGCGGTGGCTGGATGCGGTGAAGCCCTAGCTAAGAGGCCCATCATCAGCGTAGGATACGTGGCCTCGGCGCCTCTGAGGTGGGACCACACCGCCCTATACGTTTTCAGGCGAACCGCTGAATACAACCTACCGGTGAACGTGGAGAGCGAGCCCCTTACCGGCGGCACCTCGCCGGTGACGGTAGCCGGCTCCATCGCCCTCGCCAACGCTGAGGTGTTAGGTGGACTTGTCTATAACCAGCTTCTCCGAGAAGGGCGGCCCTGCTTCTACTCCATCGGGTTTACCCACACCTTCGACCTGAGAACAGCCCTCCCCCTCTCCGGTTCACCGGAAACGATGCTCATAGCGGCGGCGGGTGCACAGATGGCTAGGCGTTATGGGCTACCGTCCCTATCATGGGTGAGCTCAGACTCTAAAATCGTGGACGGTCAATCCATATTGGAGAAGGCGATGAGCATAACGGTGCACATGCTCGCTGGCAACACGTTGATCTGGGGGTTGGGGAACCTGGAGTCGCAGGCATCCATGAGTCTGGAGCAAACCATCATAGATGAGGAGGTTGTGCGCCTCGTCAAGAGGCTTCGGGATGGGGTTGAAGTGAACGTGGAAACCTTAGCCCTGGAAACTGTAAGGAGGGTTGGAGTAGGGGGAAACTTTTTGGCGGAGAAGCATACCTCGACGCATTATCTCCGGGAGCATGTTCAAGCTACGGTGCTGGACAGGTCTAGTAGGGAAGCGTGGTTGAAGAGGGGGTCCGCAACCCTTATTGAAAGGGTAAAGGCGAAGCTTCACAGGTTGCTGGAGTCTCATGAACCCACCCCCTTAGACGAGGATGTTAGGCGAACGATCAGGGAAATCGTCATTGAGGCCGACAGGACAGCAGCTGCAGGCTAG
- a CDS encoding TIGR04084 family radical SAM/SPASM domain-containing protein has translation MHYYLTLTSNCNMKCSYCYGKCLKDDGSLGNYSLDYEVPSSISYSVEDLNRFLTKDPAPTIVFYGGEPTLMPEKMGEIMDKVKAKKFILQTNGTLLDQLEPSYLKRLDTILVSLDGDESVTDYYRGAGTYRKVIRNLKHVLRMGFEGELIARMTVSFETNIYEQVKWLLFNDDFPFKSVHWQLDAQFGSNDFVEEKFTRWVNSYNLGVNRLVKEWVRWMKQRGVVYRIYPFVGLVNSMLTGEACKLRCGAGWIMFNVQQDGKITPCPVMSGIKNFYLGDIWTTDPLSLRDKVHVSDPCPQCEEYWLCGGRCLYANATKLWGLKGFEIVCETVKSLISSLETHLPTIRRLLSSGRISAKSLDYPRYNSCEIIP, from the coding sequence ATGCACTACTATCTAACCCTCACCTCTAACTGCAATATGAAGTGTAGCTACTGCTACGGTAAATGCCTTAAGGATGATGGAAGTCTAGGGAACTACAGCCTGGACTATGAGGTCCCCAGCTCAATAAGCTATTCCGTGGAAGATTTGAATCGTTTTCTAACGAAGGATCCAGCTCCAACAATCGTTTTCTACGGCGGTGAGCCAACACTGATGCCTGAGAAAATGGGGGAAATCATGGATAAGGTTAAGGCGAAAAAGTTTATTCTGCAAACCAACGGCACTTTGCTGGATCAACTGGAACCGTCTTACTTGAAAAGGCTTGACACAATCCTAGTGTCCCTCGACGGGGACGAATCCGTCACAGACTACTATAGGGGGGCTGGAACCTACCGTAAGGTGATCAGAAATCTGAAGCACGTTCTTAGAATGGGGTTCGAAGGCGAGTTGATCGCCCGCATGACTGTAAGCTTTGAAACTAACATATACGAGCAGGTTAAGTGGTTGCTTTTCAACGATGATTTTCCTTTTAAATCGGTTCATTGGCAGCTGGACGCCCAGTTCGGGTCCAACGACTTTGTAGAGGAGAAGTTTACGCGCTGGGTGAACAGCTACAATCTAGGGGTTAACCGCTTGGTCAAGGAGTGGGTTAGATGGATGAAACAGCGGGGCGTGGTTTATAGAATTTATCCGTTCGTCGGGTTGGTGAACTCGATGCTCACTGGTGAAGCGTGTAAGCTTAGATGCGGGGCTGGTTGGATCATGTTTAACGTACAGCAGGATGGAAAGATCACGCCCTGCCCAGTTATGTCTGGCATAAAAAACTTTTATCTGGGAGATATATGGACCACGGATCCGCTTAGCTTAAGGGATAAAGTCCATGTATCCGACCCCTGTCCTCAATGCGAAGAGTATTGGCTGTGCGGTGGGAGATGCCTGTACGCGAACGCGACGAAGCTCTGGGGGCTAAAGGGGTTTGAAATAGTATGCGAAACCGTGAAAAGCCTCATCTCTAGCCTGGAAACCCATCTTCCAACCATTAGGCGTTTACTGTCAAGTGGAAGGATCTCGGCGAAAAGCCTAGACTATCCACGATACAACAGCTGTGAGATCATACCATGA
- a CDS encoding nucleotidyltransferase domain-containing protein yields MFPKERLKKEAFKRIRAFTNQVKPLKPRLIILYGSYARGDFTELSDVDVCLVAKNLPDDIFRRRSLSGLHRVRSLKPIGYSPMEFLEELRKPNLFLYDVLAEGVIIYNDGFLDEAEKVRKEEAEKRKIVKSGGRWTFNAKA; encoded by the coding sequence TTGTTTCCGAAGGAGAGGCTTAAAAAAGAAGCCTTTAAAAGGATAAGGGCCTTCACGAATCAAGTTAAACCCCTTAAACCTAGGCTTATCATACTCTACGGCTCTTACGCGAGGGGGGACTTCACAGAGCTCAGCGACGTAGATGTATGCCTTGTGGCCAAGAACCTTCCTGATGACATCTTCAGAAGGAGGAGTTTGTCGGGGCTACATAGGGTTAGGAGCCTAAAGCCCATAGGGTATTCTCCAATGGAATTCCTAGAAGAGCTGAGGAAGCCTAACCTGTTCCTCTACGACGTGCTAGCCGAAGGAGTGATCATCTACAACGACGGGTTCTTAGACGAGGCTGAGAAGGTGCGAAAGGAAGAGGCTGAAAAAAGGAAGATCGTTAAAAGCGGTGGAAGATGGACGTTCAACGCCAAAGCCTAA
- a CDS encoding APC family permease, with the protein MSGWDALIGNILLANLIFGAVGLLFVPSTYPGSHMVWSIIWAIIAAVFLDIVYVLFGSTFPLSGGDYVFNSRTLTPAWGFAANVAMIMCAGIFISIYGNWAMTIGMAGFLSTLGVMTNNPGLINMATWVTTPLVTFIIATLINVVILAIVLRGLRPSMIAQKILWIIGMIGVCIAIFVIALTPHDVFVSRFNALTSYTGVIEAGAQEGFPILERWNDKWLSLIAIGYSGLTVLYTQNNVYAGGELQNPRKNMLFSIMGSLAILAPLTLIMAYGMQYVLGDQFLGSLYFLQLIGKSPLPVPASYNLFASLCAPNVSLIWIMGLGFILWPFGTMIFVYTFTSRSVMAWSFDRILPDKLSEVSRKYNAPTYAILFIFILSEIALILYTWWVAFVTWVAGITISCTMAYFFTSISGIIFPWRRRKLYEGSPAQKEIGKLPLITIAGVISTIFMALLLYGLSAWPYTFPPYTEFTTGQAILQRIWFIIASLVFFWGAFIVYYVSKYVRRKQGIDLDLIYSEIPPA; encoded by the coding sequence ATGTCGGGTTGGGACGCTTTAATAGGTAATATTCTGTTAGCTAACCTCATTTTCGGCGCGGTTGGATTATTGTTTGTTCCCTCAACCTACCCGGGGTCCCACATGGTATGGTCAATTATATGGGCGATAATCGCGGCGGTTTTCCTAGACATAGTCTACGTCCTTTTCGGGTCCACTTTCCCACTCTCAGGTGGAGACTATGTATTTAACTCTAGAACCTTAACGCCAGCCTGGGGATTCGCCGCTAACGTCGCGATGATAATGTGCGCTGGTATATTCATTAGCATCTATGGTAACTGGGCTATGACGATCGGGATGGCTGGTTTCTTATCCACACTGGGAGTAATGACGAATAATCCTGGGCTAATTAACATGGCTACGTGGGTTACTACGCCCCTAGTAACTTTCATAATAGCCACCCTCATAAATGTCGTAATATTAGCGATAGTTCTGAGGGGACTAAGACCTAGTATGATTGCCCAAAAAATATTGTGGATAATCGGTATGATCGGTGTGTGTATAGCAATATTTGTGATCGCGTTAACGCCTCACGACGTATTCGTAAGCAGATTCAACGCTCTCACATCATATACAGGTGTGATTGAAGCCGGAGCTCAGGAGGGCTTCCCTATACTGGAGAGATGGAATGACAAATGGTTATCACTGATAGCGATCGGATACTCAGGATTAACCGTATTATACACTCAAAATAATGTATACGCGGGGGGTGAACTTCAAAACCCGAGGAAAAACATGCTGTTTTCCATTATGGGGTCGTTAGCAATACTTGCTCCTTTAACCCTAATAATGGCTTACGGAATGCAATACGTTTTAGGCGACCAATTCCTAGGAAGCCTTTACTTCTTACAACTAATTGGTAAGAGCCCTCTACCGGTTCCAGCCTCCTATAACCTGTTCGCCAGCCTATGCGCCCCAAACGTATCCTTAATCTGGATAATGGGACTTGGATTCATACTCTGGCCGTTCGGCACGATGATCTTCGTTTACACGTTCACAAGTAGATCTGTGATGGCATGGTCCTTCGACAGAATCTTACCAGACAAACTTTCAGAGGTAAGTAGAAAATACAACGCACCGACATACGCTATACTATTTATCTTCATCTTGTCTGAGATCGCTTTAATCCTCTACACGTGGTGGGTAGCCTTTGTAACGTGGGTCGCGGGAATCACTATTAGCTGCACGATGGCTTACTTCTTCACATCGATATCAGGAATAATCTTCCCATGGAGACGGAGGAAACTGTATGAAGGTTCACCGGCTCAAAAGGAAATTGGAAAGTTACCCCTCATCACTATAGCTGGAGTTATTTCAACGATATTCATGGCCCTTCTCCTGTACGGGCTATCTGCATGGCCCTACACTTTTCCCCCATATACAGAGTTCACAACGGGTCAAGCCATACTACAGAGAATATGGTTCATCATAGCCTCACTGGTATTCTTCTGGGGGGCCTTCATCGTATACTATGTTAGTAAATACGTTAGAAGAAAACAGGGCATAGACTTAGATTTAATATACAGCGAGATCCCTCCAGCCTGA
- a CDS encoding type II toxin-antitoxin system HicB family antitoxin, with translation MKKVVQVKVYKGEKYYVAECLDLPVVTQGRTLDEVVENMKEAIELHLEEENLEEWDILPDFSILVNLEVFPYAKA, from the coding sequence ATGAAAAAAGTTGTTCAAGTAAAGGTTTACAAGGGAGAAAAATATTACGTTGCTGAATGTCTCGATCTCCCCGTCGTCACCCAGGGGAGAACGTTGGACGAGGTCGTGGAGAACATGAAGGAAGCGATCGAACTCCACTTGGAAGAAGAGAACTTGGAGGAGTGGGATATCCTTCCCGATTTCTCCATCCTAGTGAATTTGGAAGTTTTTCCTTATGCCAAGGCTTAA
- a CDS encoding HEPN domain-containing protein, which yields MAGRAKDLMEDAEDFLGAALDLYKSGRWSKVCFNAQQAAELALKASLNFYGVEKRGHSLVDLLEELTSINERFKAFQEAARILDQYYIPTRYANAFASGPAKRYFTESQAKQALEFAKSILNEAKRIVSEGEA from the coding sequence ATGGCTGGTAGAGCTAAGGACTTGATGGAAGACGCTGAAGACTTTTTAGGGGCGGCTCTGGATCTTTATAAATCCGGGAGATGGTCTAAGGTCTGCTTCAACGCCCAACAAGCCGCTGAGCTGGCGTTAAAAGCCTCCCTCAACTTTTACGGGGTCGAGAAGAGGGGGCATTCCCTAGTAGATTTACTGGAGGAGCTTACCTCGATAAATGAAAGGTTTAAGGCTTTTCAAGAGGCCGCAAGGATACTGGATCAATATTATATACCGACCAGGTACGCCAACGCCTTCGCCAGCGGGCCCGCGAAAAGATACTTCACAGAATCCCAGGCTAAGCAAGCATTAGAATTCGCGAAATCCATTCTGAACGAAGCGAAGAGAATTGTTTCCGAAGGAGAGGCTTAA
- the eno gene encoding phosphopyruvate hydratase, which yields MDVDRFRIAKVHGREVLDSRGNPTVEVEVWTVDGFCGRALVPSGASTGAYEALELRDGDEARFHGKGVEKAVGNVNTEIANAVLGEDCRLQRLLDHRLNEVDGTENKSRLGANAILGVSLAIAKCASNALGTPLYRYLGGLRGFKLPVPMMNIINGGKHAGNKLSIQEFLIMPVGASSFKESLRMGVEVYHTLGRLLSKRYGSSAVNVGDEGGYAPPMEKTGEALRAIVEAVEESGHKPGAQVWLGVDAAASNFYDKERDLYRLDGVEYDREGLINYYLALTREFGLRSLEDPLNEEDFEGFAQLTRNLGRGVQVVGDDIFVTNVKRLKRGIELGSANTLLLKMNQIGSLTETFEAAELAYEYGMRVVVSHRSGETEDPSIADLSVALGAQMIKTGAPARGERTAKYNQLLRIEEELSGLGSFWGPRLQDTQ from the coding sequence ATGGATGTGGATCGGTTTCGGATCGCGAAGGTTCACGGCCGAGAGGTGTTGGATTCTAGGGGTAACCCCACCGTTGAGGTGGAGGTTTGGACGGTGGATGGGTTCTGTGGTAGGGCGTTGGTTCCCAGCGGGGCCTCCACCGGAGCCTACGAGGCGTTGGAGCTTAGGGATGGGGATGAAGCCCGTTTCCACGGTAAGGGTGTGGAGAAGGCCGTTGGAAACGTGAACACGGAGATCGCTAACGCGGTGTTGGGTGAGGACTGCCGTCTGCAAAGGCTGTTGGACCACAGGCTGAATGAGGTTGATGGAACTGAGAATAAGAGCAGGCTGGGGGCGAACGCGATTCTCGGCGTCTCACTGGCCATCGCGAAATGCGCGTCCAACGCGTTGGGCACGCCGCTTTACCGGTATCTTGGCGGGTTGAGGGGGTTTAAGCTTCCGGTTCCGATGATGAACATCATAAACGGTGGGAAACACGCTGGAAACAAGCTCTCCATCCAAGAGTTTCTAATCATGCCCGTAGGGGCCAGCAGCTTCAAGGAGTCCCTGAGAATGGGCGTTGAAGTATACCATACCCTAGGAAGGCTTCTGTCCAAGAGGTATGGGTCGTCAGCCGTTAACGTCGGTGATGAAGGAGGGTACGCTCCTCCCATGGAGAAAACTGGGGAAGCGTTGCGCGCGATCGTGGAGGCGGTTGAGGAGTCTGGGCACAAGCCCGGCGCCCAGGTATGGTTGGGCGTAGATGCCGCCGCCTCCAACTTCTACGATAAGGAAAGAGACTTGTACCGTTTGGACGGTGTGGAATATGACCGGGAAGGCTTAATCAACTACTACTTGGCTTTAACTCGGGAATTTGGTTTGAGAAGTTTGGAGGACCCGTTGAACGAAGAGGACTTTGAAGGCTTCGCCCAACTGACCAGGAATCTGGGTCGAGGCGTTCAAGTGGTGGGAGACGACATATTCGTCACCAACGTGAAGAGGTTGAAGAGGGGCATCGAGCTCGGCTCGGCCAACACCCTCCTGTTAAAGATGAATCAAATCGGGTCCTTGACGGAGACATTCGAAGCGGCTGAGCTCGCCTACGAATATGGGATGAGGGTTGTCGTGAGCCACCGTTCAGGTGAAACTGAAGACCCCTCCATAGCCGACCTATCCGTCGCATTGGGCGCGCAGATGATTAAGACTGGGGCGCCTGCGAGAGGGGAGAGAACCGCCAAATATAACCAGTTGCTGAGGATTGAAGAAGAATTATCAGGGTTAGGATCCTTCTGGGGGCCAAGGCTCCAAGACACACAGTAA